The following proteins come from a genomic window of Megalobrama amblycephala isolate DHTTF-2021 linkage group LG1, ASM1881202v1, whole genome shotgun sequence:
- the atp6v0a1a gene encoding V-type proton ATPase 116 kDa subunit a isoform X5: MGELFRSEEMTLAQLFLQSESAYCCVSELGEIGMVQFRDLNPDVNVFQRKFVNEVRRCEEMDRKLRFVEKEIKKANITVVDTGENPEVPFPRDMIDLEATFEKLENELKEINTNQEALKKNFLELTELKHILRRTQQFFDEMEDPSLLEESSTLLEPNEVGRPAPLRLGFVAGVIGRERIPTFERMLWRVCRGNVFLRQADIEEPLEDPATGDHVHKSVFIIFFQGDQLKNRVKKICEGFRASLYPCPETPQERKEMAAGVNSRIDDLQMVLNQTEDHRQRVLQAAAKTVRVWFIKVRKMKAIYHTLNLCNIDVTQKCLIAEIWCPVSDLDSIQFALRRGTEKSGSTVPSILNRMQTKQTPPTYNKTNKFTSGFQNIVDAYGIGNYREINPAPYTIITFPFLFAVMFGDLGHGVLMTCAALYLVLRESRLIAQKNDNEMFSMIFAGRYIILLMGIFSVYTGIIYNDCFSKSLNVFGSGWSVRPMFGIKGDNWTFETLKDNRILQLNPAVPNVFNGPYPIGIDPIWNIATNKLTFLNSFKMKMSIILGVIHMTFGVILSLFNHLYFNKPLNIFLGFIPEIVFMISLFGYLVLLIFYKWLAYDAATSKDAPSLLIAFINMCLFSYNDPTNKPLYTGQMVVQSLLVVIAICCVPCMLIVKTLVMRRQYLWRKHLGTQNFGGIRVGNGPTEDEAEIIQHDQLSQNLDDEPEFNFADEAVHQAIHTIEYCLGCISNTASYLRLWALSLAHAQLSEVLWSMVMHMGLASRNFGGFFALSIIFAFFATLTVFILLIMEGLSAFLHALRLHWVEFQNKFYTGQGFKFMPFTFDGILEGKSED, from the exons ATGGGGGAGTTGTTCCGCAGTGAGGAGATGACCCTGGCCCAGCTCTTCCTTCAGTCTGAGTCCGCCTACTGCTGTGTCAGTGAGCTGGGGGAGATCGGCATGGTGCAGTTCAGAGAC TTGAACCCAGATGTGAACGTTTTCCAGAGGAAGTTTGTGAATGAAGTCCGTCGCTGTGAGGAGATGGACCGCAAACTAA gATTTGTTGAGAAGGAAATCAAAAAGGCTAACATAACTGTTGTAGACACAGGGGAGAACCCAGAGGTCCCTTTTCCACGAGACATGATTGACTTGGAG GCCACTTTTGAAAAGCTGGAGAATGAGCTGAAGGAGATCAACACCAACCAAGAAGCCCTGAAGAAGAACTTCCTGGAGTTAACTGAGCTCAAGCACATCCTCAGACGAACACAACAGTTCTTTGATGAG ATGGAAGATCCTTCACTTTTGGAAGAGTCGTCAACTCTACTGGAGCCGAACGAGGTTGGACGCCCCGCTCCTCTGAGGCTTGG GTTTGTTGCAGGGGTGATAGGCAGAGAGAGGATTCCCACCTTTGAGAGGATGCTGTGGAGAGTTTGCCGTGGAAACGTCTTTCTGCGGCAGGCAGACATTGAGGAGCCACTTGAGGACCCTGCCACA GGAGACCATGTGCACAAGTCAGTTTTCATCATTTTCTTCCAGGGAGACCAGCTGAAGAACAGAGTCAAAAAGATTTGCGAAGG gtttcgtGCATCTCTATATCCCTGTCCTGAGACCCCACAAGAGAGGAAAGAAATGGCAGCCGGAGTCAACTCTCGAATTGATGATCTCCAGATG GTGCTGAATCAGACAGAGGATCACAGGCAGCGTGTTTTACAGGCGGCTGCCAAAACTGTCCGAGTGTGGTTCATCAAGGTCCGGAAGATGAAAGCCATTTATCACACTCTGAACCTCTGCAACATCGATGTCACTCAGAAGTGTCTGATTGCTGAGATCTGGTGCCCTGTGTCAGATCTAGACTCCATTCAGTTTGCGCTCCGTCGGGGCACG GAGAAAAGTGGATCCACTGTTCCCTCAATCCTGAACAGAATGCAGACCAAACAGACCCCACCCACCTACAACAAAACCAACAAGTTCACCTCTGGCTTTCAGAACATCGTTGATGCCTACGGTATCGGAAACTACCGGGAAATCAACCCAG CTCCATACACCATCATCACCTTCCCCTTCCTGTTTGCGGTCATGTTTGGCGATCTGGGTCACGGTGTACTCATGACATGTGCTGCACTTTATCTGGTACTGCGAGAGAGCCGATTAATTGCCCAGAAAAATGACAATGAG ATGTTTAGCATGATATTTGCTGGCCGTTACATTATTCTCCTGATGGGGATATTTTCAGTGTACACTGGGATTATCTACAACGACTGTTTCTCCAAATCTCTCAATGTCTTTGGCTCAGGCTGGAGTGTCAGACCCATGTTTGGAATAAAAGGAGACAACTGGAC GTTTGAGACACTGAAAGATAACCGGATATTACAGCTGAACCCTGCTGTGCCAAACGTGTTTAATGGGCCCTATCCAATTGGCATCGATCCA ATCTGGAACATTGCCACCAACAAGCTGACGTTTCTAAACTCCTTCAAGATGAAGATGTCAATAATTCTGGGAGTCATCCACATGACGTTTGGAGTGATTCTCAGTCTTTTCAATCACCT GTACTTCAACAAACCTCTTAACATCTTCCTGGGTTTTATCCCTGAGATCGTCTTCATGATCAGTCTGTTTGGCTACCTGGTTCTGCTCATTTTTTACAAGTGGTTGGCATATGATGCCGCAACCTCAAAAGATGCCCCCAGTCTTCTAATAGCTTTTATCAACATGTGCCTCTTCAGCTACAATGATCCCACTAACAAACCGTTATACACGGGACAG ATGGTGGTTCAGAGTCTGCTAGTTGTTATAGCAATCTGCTGTGTACCATGTATGCTTATAGTAAAGACCCTAGTAATGCGCAGGCAATACCTCTGGAGAAAACACCTG GGAACGCAAAACTTTGGGGGAATCCGTGTGGGTAATGGCCCCACAGAGGATGAAGCTGAGATCATCCAACATGACCAGCTTTCCCAAAACTTAGATGATGAGCCTGAG ttTAATTTTGCAGATGAAGCAGTGCATCAGGCCATTCACACAATAGAATACTGCTTAGGCTGCATCTCAAACACTGCCTCTTATCTACGACTTTGGGCGTTGAGTCTGGCCCATGCCC AGCTCTCTGAGGTCTTGTGGTCAATGGTGATGCACATGGGCCTTGCTTCTAGGAATTTTGGTGGATTCTTTGCCCTGTCAATTATCTTTGCCTTCTTTGCTACACTGACAGTATTTATTCTGTTGATCATGGAAGGACTGTCTGCCTTCCTTCATGCTCTTAGATTGCACTG GGTGGAGTTTCAGAATAAATTCTACACTGGACAAGGCTTCAAGTTCATGCCTTTCACTTTTGACGGCATTCTGGAGGGCAAGTCTGAAGACTAA